One segment of Spiroplasma cantharicola DNA contains the following:
- a CDS encoding ECF transporter S component, with the protein MENTYSFWGHKYDFAEINKYNWRMVLKDNFVLDIKRISLLAMLFAIEIVFTIISKYTIGGLAIAEAFTIEFSLIGILFIYLATNVCYAALFNILANSLRMVLPLPSNVIGVLAMTISDLSFIIFFAFIFFLLKRSILFKIKKENQMKWYLLLIVIAGALATIISALISFACNQNFIFQWYSTLYPGIMPQKNSYGWNVLLWTGFGVSIAKLSLNLTIFLFSAKLLVKLINKHLF; encoded by the coding sequence ATGGAAAATACTTATAGTTTTTGGGGTCATAAATATGACTTTGCAGAAATAAATAAATACAACTGAAGAATGGTATTAAAAGATAATTTTGTTTTAGATATTAAAAGAATATCGCTATTGGCAATGCTTTTTGCAATTGAAATAGTATTTACAATTATTAGTAAATATACAATTGGGGGCTTAGCAATAGCAGAAGCTTTTACAATTGAATTCTCTTTAATCGGGATTTTATTTATATACCTAGCAACAAATGTTTGTTATGCTGCACTATTTAATATTTTAGCAAATTCATTAAGGATGGTATTACCCCTCCCAAGTAATGTGATTGGTGTATTGGCAATGACAATTTCAGATTTAAGTTTTATTATCTTTTTTGCCTTTATATTTTTTCTATTAAAAAGAAGCATACTTTTTAAAATCAAAAAGGAAAATCAAATGAAATGATATTTATTATTAATAGTTATTGCAGGAGCTTTAGCAACTATCATTTCTGCGCTGATTTCTTTTGCTTGTAACCAAAATTTTATATTTCAATGATACAGCACTTTATATCCTGGAATCATGCCACAAAAAAATAGTTATGGATGGAACGTGCTACTATGAACAGGATTTGGAGTATCAATTGCTAAACTATCATTAAACTTAACTATCTTTTTGTTTAGTGCTAAATTACTTGTAAAATTAATAAATAAACATTTATTTTAG